A genomic window from Lactobacillus sp. ESL0677 includes:
- the tsaE gene encoding tRNA (adenosine(37)-N6)-threonylcarbamoyltransferase complex ATPase subunit type 1 TsaE, whose amino-acid sequence MMKLEVNSAAEMQQIGAAIAQTAQPHDLLLLNGDLGAGKTTLTQGIGRALGVKRPVKSPTFTIVREYREAKLPLFHMDFYRLENDDLASIDLNSYLAEPGLVVIEWPQIIKADLPSDYLQLVISRVDDRWQSTKRIIEFKPQGIRNQTWVNEILAKVK is encoded by the coding sequence ATAATGAAATTGGAAGTTAATTCTGCTGCTGAAATGCAGCAAATTGGGGCAGCCATTGCGCAAACAGCGCAGCCACACGACTTATTATTGCTAAATGGTGACTTGGGTGCAGGCAAAACAACGTTAACGCAAGGTATCGGTCGGGCATTGGGCGTTAAGCGTCCGGTGAAGAGTCCAACATTTACCATTGTGCGTGAATACCGCGAGGCCAAGTTACCGTTATTTCACATGGACTTTTACCGTTTAGAAAATGATGATCTGGCCTCAATTGATTTAAACAGTTATTTGGCAGAACCTGGACTAGTTGTGATTGAGTGGCCACAGATAATCAAAGCAGATTTGCCTAGTGATTATTTACAGTTAGTAATTAGTCGCGTTGATGATCGTTGGCAGTCAACCAAACGGATAATTGAATTTAAGCCCCAAGGTATTCGCAATCAAACTTGGGTTAATGAAATATTAGCTAAAGTTAAGTAA
- the pta gene encoding phosphate acetyltransferase: MSVFELLKDKVQASHKNYRIVFPEGTDKRVIAAARRLAQEKIIEPILLGNPQKIMAIAQAANSDLQGVTVIDNATYTHSDEMAAAFSAARGKKLPPQEVATVLQDPNYFGTMLVKMGQADGMVSGAAHSTADTVRPALQLIHAAKGMHRVSGSFIMERGKEKYVFADSAINIAPDSSTLAEIAYQSVQTARLIDIDPKVAFLSFSTKGSAKGEMVAKMQEATALFHQQHPEIVADGELQFDAAYVPEVAKTKAPTSPLKGQANIFIFPELQSGNLAYKIAQRLGNFTAIGPILQGLAAPVNDLSRGASSQDIYHMAILTAAQALLGDEQK; encoded by the coding sequence ATGAGTGTATTTGAATTATTAAAAGATAAAGTACAGGCTAGTCACAAGAATTATCGGATTGTTTTTCCAGAAGGAACCGATAAGCGGGTGATTGCAGCGGCCAGACGGCTGGCACAAGAAAAGATAATTGAGCCGATTTTGTTAGGTAATCCGCAAAAGATTATGGCAATAGCGCAGGCTGCTAACAGTGATTTGCAAGGAGTAACCGTTATTGATAACGCAACTTACACGCATTCAGATGAGATGGCTGCGGCATTTAGCGCTGCTCGCGGCAAGAAGTTGCCACCGCAAGAAGTTGCCACTGTGCTGCAAGATCCTAATTATTTTGGCACAATGCTTGTAAAAATGGGGCAGGCTGACGGCATGGTGTCGGGTGCGGCTCATTCGACGGCCGATACTGTGCGTCCAGCGTTACAGTTGATTCATGCGGCTAAGGGGATGCATCGTGTTTCTGGAAGCTTTATCATGGAACGCGGCAAGGAAAAATATGTTTTTGCTGATTCTGCGATTAATATTGCTCCCGATAGCAGCACTTTGGCAGAGATTGCTTACCAATCTGTGCAAACAGCGCGACTAATTGATATTGACCCTAAGGTAGCATTCCTGAGCTTTTCAACTAAAGGGTCTGCTAAGGGAGAAATGGTTGCTAAGATGCAGGAAGCTACTGCTCTGTTCCACCAGCAACATCCAGAGATTGTTGCCGATGGCGAATTGCAGTTTGATGCCGCCTATGTTCCAGAAGTTGCGAAAACGAAGGCGCCAACCTCACCACTTAAGGGTCAGGCAAATATTTTTATTTTCCCAGAATTGCAATCGGGTAATTTGGCTTATAAAATTGCGCAGCGACTTGGCAATTTCACGGCAATTGGACCAATTTTGCAAGGGCTGGCCGCACCAGTCAATGACTTATCGCGCGGTGCTAGCAGTCAGGATATTTATCATATGGCGATTTTGACAGCTGCGCAGGCACTTTTGGGGGATGAGCAAAAATAA